One part of the Nitrospiria bacterium genome encodes these proteins:
- a CDS encoding pitrilysin family protein, with product MPILLGLLFTWLLFFSSSPALAREIQTRTLENGLKVILVEEHKAPVVTIQIWYRAGSRNEVTGKTGLAHLTEHMMFKGTPKYGKGEFSRMIAKVGGTENAFTSKDYTAYFENLSADQIGLALNLESDRMTNLLLDTKEFQLEREVVKEERRLRTDDDPQSLVVEYLYAMAYLVHPYHAPTLGWMTDLDSLVRNDVTAFYKRYYSTNNAILVVVGDINPEQLFPKIQQTFGRVPKGFPVPPFHIVEPEQSGERRFVIKKEAQLPFVFAGYPVPNFSHPDNYALGVLANILFSGKSSRLYRSLVYEQKLALDVGGEYPNLSANPDLFYLYGIPPPGKNADDLEKGIYAEIRKVSTEPISDQELQKAKNQIEAGFIMGQDSNFFQAMQIGSAEAVGAGYGYQESYVENIRKVTKEDVMRVAKTYLIEDHRTVGILIPQPHKE from the coding sequence ATGCCGATCTTATTGGGTCTCTTGTTCACATGGCTCTTGTTTTTTTCATCCTCTCCGGCCCTGGCCCGGGAGATTCAGACCCGCACCCTCGAGAACGGGCTCAAGGTCATCCTCGTCGAAGAGCACAAAGCCCCCGTCGTGACAATCCAGATCTGGTATCGCGCCGGTTCGAGGAACGAGGTCACGGGAAAAACCGGGCTGGCCCACCTCACGGAACACATGATGTTCAAGGGCACGCCCAAATACGGAAAGGGCGAATTCTCACGGATGATCGCCAAGGTCGGCGGGACCGAAAATGCCTTCACGTCGAAGGACTACACCGCTTATTTCGAAAACCTTTCGGCGGATCAAATCGGCTTGGCCTTGAACCTCGAATCGGACCGGATGACGAACCTCCTGCTGGACACGAAGGAATTCCAACTGGAGCGGGAAGTGGTGAAGGAAGAGCGGCGCCTTCGGACGGACGATGACCCTCAAAGCTTGGTTGTCGAGTACCTCTACGCCATGGCCTATCTGGTCCACCCCTACCACGCCCCGACGCTCGGATGGATGACGGACCTGGACAGCCTCGTACGAAACGACGTCACGGCCTTTTACAAACGGTATTACTCGACCAACAATGCGATCCTCGTCGTCGTGGGGGATATCAATCCCGAGCAGCTGTTTCCCAAAATCCAGCAGACCTTCGGCCGGGTCCCGAAGGGTTTCCCGGTTCCGCCCTTCCATATCGTCGAGCCGGAACAAAGCGGCGAGCGGCGGTTCGTGATCAAGAAGGAAGCCCAATTGCCGTTTGTGTTTGCCGGCTACCCCGTACCCAATTTTTCCCATCCGGACAACTACGCCCTGGGGGTGCTGGCCAATATCCTGTTCTCCGGGAAAAGTTCCCGCCTCTACCGCAGCCTGGTTTATGAACAGAAACTCGCCCTCGATGTCGGCGGTGAATACCCGAATCTTTCGGCCAATCCGGATCTGTTCTACCTTTACGGCATTCCTCCGCCGGGCAAGAACGCGGACGATCTGGAGAAGGGGATCTACGCCGAGATCCGGAAGGTGTCGACCGAGCCGATCTCCGACCAGGAACTCCAAAAAGCCAAGAATCAGATCGAGGCCGGTTTCATCATGGGTCAAGATTCCAACTTCTTTCAGGCCATGCAGATCGGAAGCGCGGAAGCGGTCGGCGCGGGCTACGGCTACCAGGAATCCTATGTCGAAAACATCCGCAAAGTCACAAAAGAAGATGTGATGCGCGTCGCCAAGACCTATCTGATCGAGGATCATCGCACCGTGGGCATACTCATCCCTCAACCTCACAAGGAATAG
- the atpF gene encoding F0F1 ATP synthase subunit B: MPQFDTHFLSPLLFWSIVSFGILLYLLKRFALPGVLEMLELREKKIKDSLDQADRLKQEAHQLLSQYEAKLKSVHEEGRAILEKARMQAQHQLEENERRMEQETQRMLAEARSEIQRDQQQALQEIQRTAVDLTLLAAEKVLARSLTDADHRRLVDEAVREITPPSKR, translated from the coding sequence ATGCCTCAATTCGATACCCATTTTCTGTCTCCCTTGCTTTTCTGGTCGATCGTTTCCTTCGGCATACTTCTCTATCTGCTCAAGCGCTTTGCACTGCCGGGGGTCCTTGAAATGCTGGAGTTGCGGGAAAAAAAGATCAAGGACAGCCTGGATCAGGCGGACCGACTTAAACAGGAAGCGCACCAGCTTCTGAGCCAGTACGAGGCGAAACTCAAATCAGTCCACGAAGAGGGCCGGGCGATATTGGAAAAGGCGCGAATGCAGGCCCAGCACCAGCTCGAGGAAAATGAGCGGCGGATGGAACAGGAGACGCAGCGGATGCTGGCCGAGGCCCGTTCCGAAATTCAACGGGACCAGCAGCAGGCCTTGCAAGAAATCCAGCGCACCGCCGTGGATCTGACCCTTCTGGCGGCCGAAAAGGTTTTGGCCCGAAGTCTGACCGATGCGGACCACCGGCGGTTGGTCGACGAGGCGGTGCGGGAAATCACCCCGCCGTCCAAGCGATAG
- a CDS encoding DUF4136 domain-containing protein, whose amino-acid sequence MINAKGVIKGLRLFVLLGSMIGTAACSTVTVKSSAKYDPNFDYARFKTFNWMPKSASSENLQQTAAAAEVGQMIESEVEKGLEARGFNKSTAGKPDFYLNYHARVQTRVEPQVVTYNCGRGICGQGMDMNQVREGTLILDIIQADSNDVVWQGTAVAEVGDPSRRKEIIETAVRQLLSVFPPK is encoded by the coding sequence ATGATAAACGCGAAGGGTGTAATCAAGGGATTGCGATTGTTTGTTTTGCTTGGATCGATGATCGGAACCGCCGCCTGTTCCACGGTCACGGTGAAATCAAGCGCCAAATATGACCCAAACTTCGACTACGCCCGTTTCAAGACCTTCAACTGGATGCCGAAGTCCGCATCGAGCGAAAACCTTCAACAGACCGCGGCCGCCGCGGAGGTGGGCCAGATGATCGAGTCCGAGGTGGAGAAGGGGCTGGAGGCACGAGGATTCAATAAATCTACCGCCGGGAAACCCGACTTTTACCTGAATTATCACGCCCGCGTCCAGACCAGAGTTGAACCCCAAGTCGTGACCTACAACTGCGGGCGGGGAATTTGCGGCCAGGGAATGGATATGAATCAGGTCAGGGAAGGAACGCTGATCCTGGACATCATCCAGGCCGACAGCAACGATGTGGTCTGGCAGGGAACGGCAGTCGCCGAGGTCGGGGATCCGTCCAGACGAAAGGAAATTATTGAAACGGCGGTCCGTCAGTTGCTCAGCGTGTTTCCTCCCAAATAA
- a CDS encoding DUF4136 domain-containing protein yields MKGLHLLLLFYITTWAAACSTITVNTVYEPGINFARLKTYAWVQRPKDSDNLQEVITAGRVGYIIEGAVEKELAARGYEKENRAGVKPGFFVAYRAQVKEKMEPRAITYSCGESICPQGIDLVKIREGMLVLDIIEADSNRVVWRGTAVGLIGDPSKRQEAIEGAVGRLLQNFPPKQ; encoded by the coding sequence ATGAAAGGGCTCCACCTTCTTTTACTGTTCTATATTACAACCTGGGCCGCCGCCTGCTCCACAATTACGGTGAACACGGTCTACGAGCCGGGCATCAATTTTGCCCGATTGAAGACCTACGCCTGGGTGCAACGACCGAAGGACAGTGATAACCTTCAGGAGGTGATCACGGCCGGGCGGGTGGGCTATATCATCGAGGGGGCGGTGGAAAAAGAGTTGGCCGCCCGCGGCTATGAGAAAGAAAACAGAGCGGGTGTAAAACCGGGCTTTTTTGTGGCCTACCGCGCACAAGTTAAGGAAAAGATGGAGCCGAGGGCGATCACCTACTCGTGTGGAGAAAGTATTTGTCCGCAGGGGATCGATTTGGTAAAAATCAGGGAGGGGATGCTGGTGCTGGACATCATCGAGGCCGATTCAAACCGGGTGGTCTGGCGGGGTACGGCGGTCGGGTTGATCGGGGATCCGTCCAAAAGACAGGAGGCGATTGAAGGAGCTGTCGGCCGCCTGCTTCAAAACTTTCCCCCGAAACAATGA
- a CDS encoding response regulator transcription factor produces the protein MTKARVILADDHKIVIEGLKSLLEPEFDIVGTVQDGRELINSAQKLSPDVIVVDISMPGLNGIEAVQFLKHTQENVKVVFLTMHPDVAYAVKAFESGASGYVLKHSAPEELITAIRESLKGRTYVTPLIAGELMQSYKAGSHRDRDTLNQLTSRQRQVLQLLAEGHSAKEIATILDISVRTVEFHKYRMMEDLGINNGADLIRYAIKHRVVSI, from the coding sequence ATGACGAAGGCGCGTGTGATTCTTGCCGATGATCATAAAATTGTGATCGAGGGACTGAAAAGTCTTCTGGAGCCCGAATTTGATATTGTTGGGACGGTTCAAGATGGGCGCGAGCTCATCAACTCCGCCCAGAAACTTAGCCCTGATGTCATCGTGGTCGACATCAGCATGCCCGGGTTAAACGGGATTGAAGCGGTTCAATTTCTCAAACACACTCAAGAAAATGTCAAAGTTGTCTTTCTCACCATGCACCCCGATGTGGCCTACGCGGTGAAGGCCTTCGAATCGGGCGCCTCGGGTTATGTCCTGAAACATTCGGCCCCCGAGGAACTTATTACGGCCATCCGGGAATCGCTGAAAGGCCGGACCTACGTGACGCCGCTGATCGCCGGAGAGCTGATGCAGTCCTATAAGGCAGGGTCCCACCGGGATAGGGATACCCTCAACCAGCTCACATCGAGACAGCGTCAGGTCCTTCAGCTTTTGGCCGAGGGGCATTCCGCCAAGGAAATTGCCACGATTCTGGATATTTCGGTGAGGACGGTGGAATTCCACAAATATCGAATGATGGAAGACCTCGGAATTAATAACGGGGCCGATTTGATCCGTTATGCGATCAAGCACCGGGTTGTCTCTATTTGA
- a CDS encoding pitrilysin family protein yields MLDSRTRIATQWLVRLVLSGTILFFCRPVPTEAAGAATPFSPKRLVTDNGMTVVIQEAHSLPVVNVQVIVKAGAVLDTDDKAGLANLTAELLDEGTATRSATQIADAVDFIGAGLSADGGEDYATASLRVLKKDLNNGMDLLSDILLHPSFPEPDLERKRQEILGEIISEKDQPGEVADKAFNQIVFGAHPYHRPSEGTEQTLPGITRADVSQFYERYYHPNNTIMTIVGDITEAEALDLLKTYFGSWARAPIPTLTIPPAVGLEKPVVKLIDKNLTQANIILGHLGIDRKNPDYYAVTVMNYILGGGGFSSRLMTKIRDNQGLAYSIDSHFDASAFPGSFTISLQTRNAAAQVAIDGAMAELRKIRTAPVTDRELENAKAFLIGSFPLRIDTSAKIAGFLAQIEYYDLGLDYAERYPKLIRSITKTDVQRVAQKYLDPDHLALVVVAKQDEAKIRPN; encoded by the coding sequence ATGTTGGATTCCCGAACCCGCATCGCGACCCAATGGCTTGTCCGGCTGGTCTTGTCCGGGACGATCCTCTTTTTCTGCCGGCCCGTTCCGACCGAAGCGGCCGGCGCGGCGACTCCCTTTTCGCCCAAACGCCTCGTCACCGACAATGGCATGACGGTCGTCATTCAGGAGGCGCACTCCCTGCCCGTAGTCAATGTCCAGGTGATCGTCAAGGCCGGTGCCGTTCTGGACACGGACGACAAGGCGGGGCTGGCCAATCTGACCGCCGAGCTTTTAGATGAAGGGACCGCCACGCGAAGCGCCACCCAGATCGCGGACGCGGTCGATTTCATCGGGGCCGGCCTCTCCGCGGACGGCGGCGAGGATTATGCGACGGCCTCGCTTCGGGTTCTGAAGAAGGATCTGAATAACGGCATGGACCTTCTCTCCGATATTCTACTCCACCCGTCTTTCCCGGAGCCTGACTTGGAGCGTAAGCGTCAAGAGATCCTGGGTGAAATTATCTCCGAGAAGGATCAACCCGGAGAGGTGGCCGACAAGGCCTTCAATCAGATCGTGTTCGGCGCCCACCCCTACCACCGGCCCTCGGAAGGCACGGAGCAGACCTTACCGGGCATTACCCGCGCGGATGTCTCCCAATTTTACGAACGGTATTATCATCCGAACAACACGATCATGACGATCGTGGGCGACATCACCGAAGCGGAGGCCCTTGATCTCCTTAAAACCTATTTCGGTTCGTGGGCTCGGGCTCCGATTCCGACCCTAACCATTCCCCCCGCAGTCGGCCTGGAAAAACCCGTCGTCAAGCTGATCGATAAGAATCTGACGCAGGCCAATATCATTCTCGGTCACCTGGGAATCGACCGGAAGAACCCGGATTATTATGCCGTGACCGTCATGAACTATATCCTGGGAGGGGGAGGTTTTTCCTCGCGCCTCATGACCAAGATCCGCGATAATCAGGGCCTCGCTTACAGCATCGACAGCCATTTCGATGCCAGTGCCTTTCCCGGAAGCTTCACCATCTCGCTGCAAACCCGGAATGCGGCGGCCCAGGTGGCCATCGACGGGGCCATGGCCGAACTTCGCAAAATTCGGACCGCGCCCGTCACCGACCGGGAATTGGAAAATGCCAAGGCCTTTCTGATCGGCAGCTTCCCGCTTCGGATCGACACCAGCGCAAAGATCGCCGGCTTTCTCGCCCAGATCGAGTATTACGACCTGGGTCTGGATTATGCCGAACGTTATCCCAAGCTCATCCGGTCGATCACCAAAACCGATGTTCAGCGGGTGGCGCAGAAATATCTCGATCCGGATCATTTGGCCCTGGTGGTGGTCGCCAAACAAGACGAGGCCAAGATCCGGCCAAATTAG
- a CDS encoding DUF4136 domain-containing protein produces the protein MNRVRTFFFLSMMTWATACSSFTVTSAYEPTVNFSQMRTYDWMPRNEITDKPPETAIAAQVGQLIKEAVENGMTKRGYVKRSGENPDFFLAYHASVEDKVEPRVADYYCGTRICNQGITIDRYREGTLVLDIIKADSKEVVWRGTAVGIVGDPTKRKALIDEAVNEILNQFPPKK, from the coding sequence ATGAACAGAGTCCGCACATTTTTCTTTTTAAGCATGATGACCTGGGCGACGGCCTGTAGTTCCTTCACGGTCACTTCGGCCTATGAGCCAACCGTAAATTTTTCCCAGATGAGGACTTATGACTGGATGCCCCGGAACGAAATAACCGACAAACCTCCGGAGACGGCCATTGCCGCACAAGTGGGCCAACTGATCAAAGAGGCGGTGGAAAATGGAATGACGAAGCGCGGATACGTAAAACGAAGCGGGGAGAACCCGGATTTTTTTCTGGCCTACCACGCGTCGGTCGAGGACAAGGTGGAGCCGCGGGTGGCAGACTACTATTGCGGAACTCGGATTTGCAATCAGGGAATAACGATCGACCGGTACAGGGAAGGGACGCTGGTGCTGGACATCATCAAGGCCGACTCAAAGGAAGTGGTCTGGCGCGGAACGGCGGTCGGCATCGTAGGGGATCCGACGAAACGTAAGGCCCTCATCGATGAAGCGGTGAACGAAATCCTGAACCAATTCCCGCCGAAAAAATAG
- the atpE gene encoding ATP synthase F0 subunit C codes for MDANAAALLGMGLAAAGFGGAGIGIGFIFGKMIEAVARQPEAEGKVGKYMWIGFALVEAIALYGLVVAFIILGLRK; via the coding sequence ATGGATGCAAACGCAGCAGCGTTATTGGGAATGGGCCTGGCCGCGGCCGGGTTCGGCGGCGCCGGAATCGGCATCGGCTTCATCTTCGGAAAGATGATCGAAGCCGTGGCCCGGCAGCCCGAGGCCGAGGGCAAGGTCGGGAAGTATATGTGGATCGGGTTCGCGCTGGTCGAGGCGATCGCGCTGTACGGCCTGGTGGTGGCCTTCATCATCCTGGGCCTTCGGAAATAA
- the larE gene encoding ATP-dependent sacrificial sulfur transferase LarE translates to MDTRTHQNLERLQKIFQGMDSVLVAFSGGIDSTLVLKIAHDVLGSRAAAATSVSPTVPASELETSRRLASRIGAAHHLIPSMAMERPEFSQNGLRRCHACKQDLYSNGARLAKELGLRWLANGTNLDDLKDFRPGLEAAEAFGVRSPLVEAGLDKTQIRLLGRALGLPNWDKPAEACLSSRVPFGTPITVERLGRIERAEEVLKKEGFRQVRVRDHGEVARIEVAAADLARLLDSPLRERVIAAVQETGFRYVTMDLRGYRQGSLNPESAP, encoded by the coding sequence ATGGATACGCGGACCCATCAAAATCTTGAGCGATTGCAAAAAATCTTCCAGGGGATGGATTCCGTCCTGGTGGCTTTTTCGGGAGGAATCGACAGCACCTTGGTGCTTAAAATCGCCCACGATGTTCTGGGAAGCCGGGCCGCCGCCGCAACCTCCGTTTCGCCCACCGTGCCTGCCTCCGAATTGGAAACCAGTCGCCGGCTCGCCAGCCGGATCGGCGCAGCGCACCACTTGATTCCTTCCATGGCCATGGAGCGACCCGAGTTCAGCCAAAATGGTTTGCGGCGGTGCCACGCCTGCAAACAGGATCTCTATTCGAACGGCGCGCGTCTGGCCAAGGAGCTGGGCCTGCGATGGTTGGCAAACGGCACCAATCTGGACGACCTCAAGGATTTCCGACCGGGGCTTGAAGCGGCCGAGGCCTTCGGCGTCCGAAGCCCTCTGGTCGAGGCCGGCCTCGATAAAACCCAGATCCGTCTTTTGGGTCGTGCGCTCGGGCTTCCCAATTGGGACAAACCCGCCGAGGCCTGCTTGTCCTCCCGCGTCCCTTTCGGAACGCCGATCACCGTGGAACGACTGGGCCGAATCGAACGGGCCGAGGAAGTTTTAAAGAAGGAGGGGTTCCGACAGGTGCGAGTGCGCGACCATGGGGAGGTGGCCCGCATCGAGGTCGCGGCGGCGGACCTGGCCCGCCTGCTCGATTCCCCCCTTCGAGAGCGGGTGATAGCCGCCGTACAGGAAACCGGCTTCCGATATGTCACGATGGATCTCCGGGGCTACCGACAGGGAAGCCTCAACCCGGAGTCGGCTCCATAA
- the gltX gene encoding glutamate--tRNA ligase has protein sequence MTTSANEKVRVRFAPSPTGYLHIGGVRTALFNWLFARHNKGTFILRIEDTDRSRSTEESIHTILDSMRWLGLDWDEGPVRQMDRLPVYKEHADRLLKEGKAYLCYCTPEELERRRKEAQARKLIPRYDGRCRDRKGPAPDLPAAIRFKAPQTGQTLVNDLVKGLVRFDNAQLDDLIMLRSDGVPTYNFGVVVDDSLMGITHVIRGDDHLNNTPRQIQIYHALGYALPKFAHLSMILGPDKSRLSKRHGATSVGEYHEQGYLPEALINYLARLGWSHGDQEVFSREELVEKFSLDSITSSPAVFNPEKLLWLNGHYIHEADSRRLAELLKPILAGQGHTGEAMDDLVRDKVITAVKSRSRTLIELAQGTTFFFKEDLSYDESARTKFLTPEIRPVLIELVSRLEAAAAFSAPELEKTFKGLLDQNGLKLAQLAQPVRVALTGRTVSPGIYEVMEILGKERSLARLKQATDWITTRNPK, from the coding sequence ATGACAACCTCCGCCAACGAAAAAGTCAGGGTCCGGTTTGCGCCAAGCCCGACCGGGTATCTCCATATCGGCGGCGTCCGAACGGCGCTCTTCAACTGGCTCTTCGCGCGGCACAACAAGGGGACCTTTATCCTTCGGATCGAGGACACCGACCGCTCGCGATCCACCGAAGAATCGATCCACACGATTCTCGACAGCATGCGCTGGCTCGGGCTGGACTGGGACGAAGGGCCGGTACGGCAGATGGACCGTCTCCCCGTTTATAAGGAGCACGCCGACCGCCTCCTCAAAGAGGGCAAGGCCTACCTATGCTATTGCACGCCGGAAGAACTGGAGCGGCGGCGAAAAGAAGCCCAGGCCAGGAAGCTCATTCCCCGTTATGACGGACGGTGTCGGGATCGGAAGGGCCCGGCTCCGGACCTCCCGGCCGCGATTCGGTTCAAGGCCCCGCAAACCGGACAGACCCTCGTGAACGATCTGGTCAAGGGCCTCGTCCGGTTCGACAACGCGCAGTTAGACGATCTGATCATGCTCCGCTCCGACGGCGTCCCGACCTACAACTTCGGCGTCGTGGTGGACGATTCCTTGATGGGAATCACCCACGTGATCCGCGGGGACGATCATTTGAATAACACCCCGCGTCAAATCCAGATCTACCACGCCTTGGGCTATGCCCTTCCGAAATTCGCGCATCTGTCGATGATCCTCGGTCCGGACAAAAGCCGCCTTTCCAAGCGTCACGGCGCGACCTCGGTGGGGGAGTACCATGAGCAGGGCTATCTCCCGGAAGCCCTCATCAACTATCTGGCCCGCTTGGGCTGGTCGCACGGCGACCAGGAAGTCTTCAGCCGGGAGGAACTGGTCGAAAAATTTTCCCTCGACAGCATCACCTCTTCGCCTGCCGTTTTCAACCCGGAAAAGCTGCTCTGGTTGAACGGTCATTATATCCATGAGGCGGACAGCCGGCGGCTGGCCGAATTGCTCAAACCTATTCTGGCCGGGCAGGGACATACCGGCGAAGCGATGGATGACCTCGTTAGGGACAAGGTTATCACGGCGGTCAAGTCGCGTTCTCGCACGCTGATCGAGCTGGCGCAGGGGACCACCTTTTTCTTCAAAGAAGACCTGTCCTATGACGAATCCGCCCGGACCAAATTCCTGACGCCGGAAATCCGGCCGGTGCTGATCGAGCTCGTGAGCCGACTGGAGGCCGCGGCGGCCTTCTCTGCACCGGAGCTGGAAAAAACCTTTAAAGGGCTTCTTGACCAGAACGGGTTGAAGCTGGCCCAATTGGCCCAACCCGTCCGCGTGGCCCTCACCGGCCGCACGGTGAGTCCCGGAATCTACGAGGTGATGGAGATCCTCGGGAAGGAGCGCAGCCTCGCCCGTCTAAAACAAGCGACCGACTGGATCACGACCCGTAACCCGAAGTAG
- a CDS encoding ATP-binding protein, with protein MIHAIEAECYAFAKSTGIVVSFSPESIPGPIPQDISLCIYRVIQEGLRNVAKHSKAEEAHISLAGEPAGLRLTVRDAGTGFDMNEVRHKAGLGFTGMRERVRLIHGSMSINSEPGKGTVVEVFVPFPEKNP; from the coding sequence TTGATCCACGCCATTGAGGCGGAATGCTACGCCTTTGCCAAGAGCACCGGCATCGTCGTATCGTTCTCCCCCGAGTCAATTCCGGGACCGATTCCGCAGGATATTTCACTTTGCATATACCGGGTGATTCAGGAAGGCCTCCGGAATGTCGCCAAACATTCCAAAGCCGAGGAGGCCCATATTTCCCTTGCCGGCGAACCGGCAGGCCTGCGTCTCACCGTTCGGGACGCCGGGACAGGCTTCGACATGAACGAAGTAAGACATAAGGCCGGCCTCGGCTTCACCGGTATGAGAGAGCGGGTTCGTTTAATTCATGGCTCAATGTCCATAAACTCGGAGCCGGGGAAAGGCACGGTGGTGGAAGTCTTTGTTCCGTTCCCGGAGAAAAACCCATGA
- a CDS encoding AtpZ/AtpI family protein encodes MADPQDPFRQGLSFAARIGVELVVSTVVGAALGYLLDTWLGTRPWIMVVGVFIGAAAGFRSIYQMATSGDRPGDKKER; translated from the coding sequence ATGGCGGATCCGCAGGATCCATTTCGTCAGGGATTGTCCTTTGCGGCCCGGATCGGCGTCGAGCTGGTAGTCTCAACGGTGGTGGGCGCCGCTTTGGGATACCTCTTGGACACTTGGCTTGGAACGCGTCCCTGGATCATGGTCGTGGGTGTTTTCATCGGGGCCGCGGCGGGATTTCGCAGCATCTATCAAATGGCCACTTCCGGGGATCGGCCCGGCGACAAGAAAGAGCGTTAA
- a CDS encoding F0F1 ATP synthase subunit A, giving the protein MENPLDHFILHPLIPIHLFGFDLSINQAVVMMWVVVAAVSLFFWAAVSQRRLVPSKIQSLAEMSIEFLRGLVMENMGEQGMRFFPFIVTLFFFILFANLLGLIPGTYTVTSQIMVTALFAIVVYLISLVVGFMVHGLHFFSILVPPGTPGWLLPLMIPIEVVSQVARPVTLAVRLFANMTAGHTILIVLFSLMLAGGALIGWLPFAFTVAVYILEVIVAFIQAFIFTILATVYLGDAIKLH; this is encoded by the coding sequence ATGGAAAATCCGCTTGATCATTTTATATTGCATCCTTTGATCCCGATCCATCTCTTCGGATTCGATCTCTCGATCAATCAGGCCGTGGTGATGATGTGGGTCGTGGTGGCGGCGGTATCCCTGTTCTTCTGGGCGGCCGTTAGTCAGCGCCGCCTCGTTCCGTCCAAGATTCAGAGCCTGGCTGAGATGAGCATCGAGTTCCTTCGGGGCTTGGTGATGGAAAATATGGGCGAGCAGGGAATGCGTTTCTTCCCGTTCATCGTGACGCTGTTCTTCTTTATCCTTTTCGCCAATCTGCTCGGGCTCATTCCAGGGACCTACACGGTCACCAGCCAGATCATGGTGACCGCCTTGTTTGCGATCGTGGTCTACCTGATCAGCCTGGTCGTGGGATTTATGGTCCACGGACTTCATTTTTTCAGCATCTTGGTGCCGCCGGGCACGCCGGGATGGCTTCTCCCGCTGATGATTCCGATCGAGGTGGTGAGCCAGGTGGCCCGGCCCGTAACCCTGGCCGTCCGGCTCTTTGCCAACATGACGGCGGGGCACACGATCCTGATTGTCCTGTTCAGCCTGATGCTGGCGGGGGGAGCGCTGATCGGCTGGCTGCCCTTCGCTTTTACCGTGGCGGTCTATATCTTGGAAGTGATCGTCGCCTTCATTCAGGCGTTTATCTTCACCATTCTGGCGACGGTTTATCTGGGCGATGCCATCAAATTACATTAA